AATCAAGAGGACTCGATTCTTTTATTGCAGGTCCTTAAAACCCAGCATCGGATAGATCTCCGGCCATTAATCCATCCGTTTACAGATATAACCCGGGCAGGGGTGAAAGACCATGATAATTCGACCTTAAAAGGGGGCAAGGGGCTGAAATGtttctttattgttttttccGTGATTATAGAGAGTAGgttttacataaaattctaaaatatcgCTCTTTCATCACTAAATATATCCAttttaagtttgatttttttgttgtaggTTACAAACATTAAGTTCTGataaatgtaatattacaaaattattatgtttaatttgtaataaaacgttAGCTCACATCGGATCATTAGCCAGGCACATGGAAATACATGAAACAAATCGAAAATATGTAGCGGAATGTACACAATGTAACAAAGGATTCTACGATCaaacgaattatttaaaacatttagaaCGACATACGGGCCAAGTACAAAAGTAAGTTTTGCattgttaaaaaacaataagTTTGCAAGTGATGGGTGTTTATGCCAGGATTTCTTGCATACAAAACGCGTGTTTAGCCTCTAAACTATATATCTTTGAAGTTGGTGATGTGGTCTGTATGGCACGCATTCTCATGAACACCTTGTTTTACACTCCGTTCATTGCGTGAAATTTTCACACAGAGATGTTCGCGACatgttttcttaggatcatttttaaatcgtgtatatacagtgtgtccccggatagaggtaactatacttgtaaatttccttattttgcattttaagaaaaaaagtaattctttataagaagttttgcttattctgaaaagtatgtaggaatatttaaaacttcttaataatgtacagggtagccaaaaatttggaatcactatatatatttttagtaaactacccttcttttttataagttggcgaaatgttataaagaaaagtaactcgcaattaaaaattacgactctatacaaaatatcaagaagatccgtgtactttaattataacatcattttttatttgaacaaaagctctaattataaaaaaacgtaagaaaggaaataataataaatcaattaacatgtactactcgagagtgtaatttttgtggaatagtttagaaaattaaaaagaaaatttattttctcggataaacattcactaagaatggaattgttaAAGTTGaaaagatcttcttgatattttgtatagagtcgtaattgttaatttcgagtaacttttcttagtaatattttatcaacttttaaaaacgaagggtagtttacccaaataaaaatagtgataccaaatttttggctactcTATACAtcatttagaagttttaaatattcctacatacttttcataataagcaaaacttcttataacgaatgaatttttttcttaaaatgcaaaataagaaaatttacaagtatatagttacctctatccggggacacactgtatatacatgatttaaaaagaatcctaagaaaacgtgattttttgggaacgtccttaagagtgcataaatgatttgtatttaattttgtagaCATAAATGCACACATTGTGATAaagaattttatgaattaagtaAATTATCAACACATTTAAAGAATACACATAAATTATCATCCGAATATAAATGTAAAGAATGTAATAAAGAATACATATTAAAAGAACAATATACAACACATATACaaacaaaacattataatattaaacgatataaatgtacaaaatgtccAAAACAATATCATTTACAACATcgtttacaaaaacatattaaGAATACAcatgagaaaatttatttatgtcaaatatgtgataaacaatataaatcaCATACATCGTTAAAGAATCATACCGATCGTTATCATCCGAAATCAATTGATAAAcaatcgaatttattaaaaaaatcatgtcatatttgtggtaaaattgttttacatatgAAGGTAAACTAACTcttaacttatttttatcatttaacccgtcagcactggCGTCAAACGTTCTGTAACACAGGTCTGCgactaaaaaactgcataggatttttttacattttcttatacattttgacctttcaaaaacaggaaaacttttcaaaacattctatcacATAGGTTTTCATAGATATTAGTAACAACAAAAATCTTAAAGTAGTAgtattgtacaataaaaataaattagcttcgCTTCCAATGGGTTATTCTGTGCATATGGAAGAAAACTAACTATAACAATTTGGCCATTACCCTGgaatataatatcaaatatcaaTGGACCATCAATGGATGGTTTGTGGGGACTTCAAAATACTCACGATGCTTTTGGGTCAGCAGGCAGGCTATACTAAATTCTTATGCTTCTTATGCTTATGGGATAGTAGAGCCAGAAAACAGCACTGGACTAAAAGTGATTGGCCACcccgagaaactttaaaaactggggagaaaaatgttatcaatactaCTTTGGTGCCGCCAACAAAATTATTGTTGGCACCTCTCCATATCAATTTGGGGTTGAtcaaacaatttgtaaaatccCTGCAAGAGGGTGgagactgttttaaatatctatgtacaaaattccCGAAGCTGTCAGAAGCCAAGTTGAAAGAGGGAATTTTCACTGGCCCCGACATAAGAAAGCTTTTAACTGACACCCTCTTTGTGGAAAGTATGATTGAGAAGGAAAAAGAATCTTGGGTATCGTTCAAGGATGTATTGCGaaagtttttgggaaatactAAGGATCCTGACTACAAAACCATTGTTCAACTAGCAGCTTACGAAGCTCAAGGCTGCAAGATAAGCCTGAAGGTCCATTTTTTACACTCTCACATAGAATATTTTCCTGGGAACCTGGGAGCTTACCGTGAAGAACAGGAGGAGCGGTTTCACCAGGATGTCCGCGATATCGAGAGACGATACCAAGGAAGATGGGATCTCACTATTCTTGCAggctactgtataatttttaattcgaacGGTTCACGCGAGTGTTGATgggttaatatattatttttatatttttcatattaaaataatgttttaatgttttatgtttAATGTTTTAGAGACATATGTTAGTACATAATGCTGCCCGTACATTTCAATGTACAAAGtgtacaaaatcatttttattcaacaGTGATTTAGTAGCACACATTAAACGTGTTCATGATGCTGCTAACAATCAAGATGGTGCATCGAATGCCACCCTTCTaccatatttatgtaatatttgtggTAAACGTCGACAATCACAATCAGCGTTACAACAACACATTATTCATGCGCATACAACGGAGAAAACGAAATTATGcacaatatgtaataaatattataaaactgatTCAGCATTACATCGACATATTCGATTTTCACATAAGAATGATCGTCGTTTTAAGTGTACAGTGTGTACTAAAGTATTTTATACGAATGCTATGTTACGTATTCATATGCGTACTCACACCGGGGAACGTCCGTATCAATGTGTGATCTGTTCGAAATCGTTTGTACAAAGTTGTACGTTAAAAACACACATGAAAGTGCATAAAGGAGCTGATGATCAACAATATCACACTAGTAACACCGCGTAATCAATCAAATACTTAAGAGTCTACTATCATACGGATCCAAACTGTcataagggggggggggggtgtatttaaacttttgtttatcaTATTAGGTCATAAAgtgtcaataaaaacaagaaactcttttttcgagtaaaagaacattttattcaaccggtcaaaatgtgatatttagTCACTATTCTTCATACTTCAGTAAACGAGACTTAAACCTCATCGATCTTCAGACATTGTGGACCTAAAGTATGTTTTGTGATGacggaaagttgaaaagaagcGTTCATTCATCGCTGTGGTCACAGACAAAACTGCTAGAACACGAATAATTTAGTAGACATTTTGAAACGCATTttcattgcaaatatcgagtgcttGGAGTGAATTTTTAACGTCCTATTCGGCAATgttcattgtaaaaaattttgaataaaatagctAGCTTTCGATGTGTTTTATCGAATTGGCGTTTGTTTGACGgcgaaatataatgaaaaatgtcCAACACGCGTATAAGTTGACGTCAATTCAACAACTGTTGTGTTCAATAGTACATCGCCTTTTTGGATGGAAAGAAGTTAAGCAAAAAAGAAACCATTAGAGAAATATGAAGagtgaataattattaatattgatttgaactgcgaacaattaacaattttatattttatttataaattcaataaaaaatatcatcgattattttattctttttgagtTTGATTTACCTTTGGAATTTTTCACAATGCAGAATTAACAATCAGGCTAGTTAGAGTATGCAGCTCCGTATACttagcagataaaattgttatttttcactcgaactatttccattcatttgggaatcgtttgggaggattagggaatataatttttgaaattgggaatcattagttttcctgtaattaatgattcttttttcagcgtatagttagcaggttggaaattaaatccacttaatttttatgttatttgaaaggaaatcatttgggaattacgataaacacggtttcagagtttgggaatgtataattaattaataacacctattttttagtttatttataggttatgttaattaaccgtaaacaaaattattctaaatgaagtaacatttgaatattgccgccattcatattaccataaaaaattattactaaaaaataaatgtaattaattaaataattatactgtaccaaatgatgaaaccgtgtttaatataattcccaaataaattagattagtctccatgtaaattattatcaaataacttaaaaatggtgaaaatttaatttttgacctGCTAATTATAcgctttgaaaaattaattaattacatgaaaactaatcagtcctaaataataaaattatattcctaaatcttcccaaacgattcccaattgaataagaatagttttaatgcaaaataaaacttaacattaacataaattaaaaaataaattattcagtaatatttgaatatcggCGCCATACTTCCATATAACAATTAATGATTCAGGTGTacggttaattaacataacctataaataaactaaaaaataggttttattaattaattatacattcccaaactctgaaaccgtgtttatcgtaattcccaaatgatttcctttcaaataacataaaaattaagtggatttaatttcttacctgctaactatacgctgaaaaaagaatcattaattacaggaaaactaataattcccaaattctaaaattatattcccaaatcctcccaatcgattcccaaatgaatggaaatagtttgagtgaaaaataacaattttatctgctaaGTATACGGAGCTCCCAAACGCTGGATACATTTCCCATCATGCATTGCAGGATTAGAATACCtgtcttttattttatcttagtTTATGGTTTTGACAGTCAGTtgtgtttataactttttttacattttttttttgttgcgaaaatcaaattttatgaattgtaaGAAGaaagttaattacaaaattaacaaaattaaactaagttgaatagtttttttggaataaaagtGTGTTCGATATATAAAAATGGATAATCCGTTATCATTATACTGTCGACTTTGTGcagaaattaaatcaaataccGATTTAATTAATACAGTTAATGATGATTTagatttaaagtgtaaaatatacGATCTATTAGCAATAGAAACATCGAATGATATTGATTTACCAAAATCAATATGTAgtgaatgttttaataaaatagttttatgctCAGAATTTAAAGAGCAATCACAGAAAGCACAGACTAAATTGCGTGAAATTgttatacttaataataaagttaaaattgaattaagtgCTATCGAAGAAAATATTGAACAggaagataataattataatgattcCCGTGATGATCCTTTATCGGCTGACGAAAATCCAAATTCTATTGGTGATGATCCAAAAGAAGGTACcgttaatttttataccctttCTATTTGATCGTGTCGAATATCTTACCGAGAGTGCATTTTTTGTAGTAAACAATTCACACGTTTTTCTATGAGGATCCCAAGGAACATTCATCCAACTAAACCTAGTCGTAAGGGGGCATAGGGTTCCATTAGGGGGCCCTATTTATGTAGGccagatttttttttgaaatacctattttggcttaaaattgtcatttagTAAGTATTTTTGGTCGCCAAATACGAATTCTATGTCAGATTATATAAATTCTGTCacatattccaaaaaaatcgtgccatttttgaaTCTAAATACCacaattcttattttatatcataaaattaataatttcgttgttgaattatgaaatttattttattacagacattacaattgttaaaaatgaaataaaaattgaagatgCTGAAATAAATGTAAGTAAAACATGTATAgtctaataaaaactaaatatagttaattgttgaaataccatgcatagtcagtgttgatttctttatcacattacacatgcaaacatgtgacacatacataactgataatcaagtatagtacatattataaaatttccgcctaattggcgccctcacgggtaaacagtgatgtttacgaaaaaatgtttcaggcaaaagttgtttaatttttgataaggaacattttttacatttaaacttttgttctatctctaacagtttacaagatgggtcctacggacccaagacccaattgacctatggtgctcatttacgaacttgacctcactttttacgtcctgagtacgctgtaaaaatttcagctcgatatctttcgatatcttttttcgtttttgagttatcgtgtccacagacggacggacggacaaccagaaatggactaattaggtgatttggtgaacacctatgacaaattttttttcctagcatcattacttttaagcgttacaaacttgggactaaacttaatataccatgtatatttcatatatacatggtataataaaatttcaaacatgcattaattttttctctattataatgatattctattttgttttataagactaataatatttttatttagaattttgttacttttttttttagaataaacaaTGCAAGTCATCTAAAGATAATCGTAGTGACGAAGTAAAGAAACTACAACAACGTTGGAGTCATGATGGTAACTATAATAAATCTCTTTTATCACAAACaatcattttagaaaaattaccaAGAATTATATCTGTAAGCAGCaagaaatattttgagtatGTCCAACTGAAATTAAGatccttaataaattttctggagtagtttaaatgtaaccaccctgataaaaaagtccGATTGAATTTCGATTCAAATTGccaattcattccgattgaTTTCTAATTCAACCCAATAGATCCCAATgtgaaattttcaattcgatCCCATTCATGAATTGCAGCCAATTAGAAATTTCCGATTAGTTCTATTGGATTGAATCGGAATTAaatcggaatgaattggaaatttttttccaattaaacccgattcatttcaattaaatttcgattaaaaattctaattggTTTCAATTGGAATAAAGAAGAATGaatcgaaactttttttacaattgaatccaattcattccgattggttgaattggaaatttccgatttatgaatcgaatttttttatcagggcAAATACAGTTCAAAATCCGTTCAAAAGGTAGACCttgtttatctaaaaaaatttaattgttttttgtagtttataaatattatggcgACTGGCAATGTAATGATTGTGATGAAATCATAAAATCATCAAAACATTTTCGTGAACATTGTGCCGCAGCTCATAACAAATTACCTGTATACGTGTGCAAAATATGCTCAAGAGTTTATCAGGATGAAAAATTTAGtgcattttataaacatatttttaaacatttcaagTATCAACATcggtatgtatttaaaaaaaactaccgacaaatgcgatttattccttgtaaaccgatttttgaaaacttagctTTCCAAAgatctcaatcaagtcggttcgatcgtttaggggctacgatgtcactgaaaAACACAAAGACGCagagataaacactttaaacttataacaccccttttttttagttcggggggttaaaaatgaaaataccaaAACCGATGAACGTCAGAATCATCAAAGCCACATAGAAACTCACATACAttcttttttcacaatatggcatCTGGTGATcgctatattgaatttttattgcaattatttttaagacaaatcgattgacgttagaattatcaaaatcgatcGACGCGTTTGCCTTgttcagtcgggtaaaaataacCGATCTACtgaaaaaatccagaaaatgAGTTTAgactttttaaaaagtttttacaacctaataaataaaaatttcaaagatgcattaattaatttattaatttttccttgATTAccatgttatttaatttaattttattgtgctaatatttgatgaaaaactCTTTGATATAGACCAGAAGATATGCGTAATAAACAAGGACGAAAGCATTCATCGAAAGTAAAGAAAGAACATAAATGTACTGAATGTGGAAAATTATTCGAGAAACCGATATATTTACAAAGACATTCAAAAGTACATGAACCAAAAGATTTATTTACATGTACAACATGTAACAAACAATACCAGACAATAGGGGCATTAAAGTATCACGAGGCTAAGCATACAGGTAaccttatatattattagctTACCTAGCAAGTTTCCTATCCTATCCTATCCTTAACAggtaatcttatatattactagcttgataGCGGGCGGATACGCTTCACTGGTAAGGTTAGGTtggagtggctgtcctggggtgggacacacttagaccatagagtccgttttgtttaaatttcaaaatgatgttCATACATCTGCTCCATccataatcattattttgaaccataaattaaagatttctgtaaaaatttaaaaatttttaaaatgtttttttataaattatagctcatgtgttattctgatatatgagctatattgatGTACAATTTCGTTCAAAtcaaagcgtaacaaacaaacaaacaaacatacttactttcacatttataatatatggggatagggatagggattataattttttttatgtcctatccttatcttccttattattttatcaaaatccatGATTCACTCCTCTTTTTCAATGTTctgaatgtattttattttccttttaaatatttagtttaatattgtACTAATCTCTAATCTCTGTTAAAAAAGccttttttaattatgattttcacTTTTCTAGAGGAGCGAGTTTTAGTATACTGTGAACAATGTGGTAAAAGTTTGACAACGAAATCGAGTTTAGTGTGTCACATGAAAACAGTACATACAGAAGAAAGGCCTTACCGTTGTGAACAATGTCCAAAACGGTGCGTGTATTATAAACTTTCACTGCATAGTTGaataaatctaccggattttgataataaattcgataaagattcttttattgtaaaaagtaccgaaaaggagttttttttttgcgaccTTCTGCACGCGGTTTTATCTTctcattgttttctttggtgacatAACAGTAAAATAACGTTAAATCTTAAGGAAATCGTTGTAATCTGACATTTCCAACTTTTTCTGATAAAGAAATGaagaaatcataaaaaaggGTTGTAAATTTTAGAGAATTCTCCGCTTGGAAGAGATCCCGGTGGAGAAGCTGTAGGCTTTCTGTATGGCGTCTAGTCTCGACAAAATTCTTCTCCGGGTGTCCGGGTGACAGGACGTTCTCAAAGAGGGCACAAAGGACTCTTGGTCTCGATACTAGGGACCCACTTGCGGTACCactcttttatttataatattaataacaaaataatattattatcaaaattcgcCAGATTTATCCTTTGTAGAATTGGATAAGGTATGCTCGAATGTAGGACGAGTTTTGCACTTAAAATCCTGCTAGCCTCGTTGCTGTTGCATAAACCGTATTTTTATGAgcataacatttaaatatagaCTTTTTCTTTCCTTTCCTTTAAAATGAGTACCTTATTAATATTCAATCTAGGGCCGTTTCAAACCAATGCTGACCTTATTTTCTTATCAAggcgaataaaaaaagaaaatatttgcgtTTTCGAGTAGAAtaaaattggacaaaatttttttactaaaattttaataacttaggATTTATGAcctataaacaattaatttgtttataagaaatttcCCCTCATTCTAAGCGATGTGCAAGCtgaaaattcggattcagccggtcaaaatacgtcgaaatacacttGTTGGTCGGTAGAACTTGTAAATGCATACAAAACATACTTATCGTCTAcaccatggaggttataaaaaaggagaacgatcgctatagaaaatattgtccccgaaatatggacaaaataagtgaggcgctgcgatcgctaagttgtctcattaaaagcgggctgttgtgcgctaatttccaatgatctatcaacgtttaatatacgtgtatataatatcattcaatTTGAAGGATACTATCTTCGTAAATACTACTTACCGACTGGTGGCTGAAatatgaactataaattctacaaatttataCAGGGACAGCTGGGCTAATACTTtagcacgtagcgatcgttctccttctttataacctccatggtcTACACTATAAACTAATAAGCAATATGGCGGTGACTGAGTACCGTGCGTGAGAGTAAAAGAATGTCCCCATCCTATTCCTTGTCTAAGATGCATAAGAGCAAGAGCATACTTTGTCTAGTTGTATAATGagttttgtaacgcttaaaaataacgatgctagaaaaaaaattttgtcctaggtgttcataaaatcacctaattagtccatttccggttgtccgtccgtctgtggacacgataactcaaaaacgaaaaaagttatggagctgaaatttttacagcgtactcaggacgtaaaaagtaaggtcaagttcgtaaatgagcatcataggtcaattgggtcctgtAAATCGTTGtgtcatcttgtaaaccgttagagatagaacaaaagtttaaatgttaaaaatgttccttatcaaaaattaaacaacttttgtttgaaacattttttcgtaagcatcactgtttacccgtgagggcgccaattaggcggaaattttataatatgtactatacttgattatcagttatgtatgtgtcacatgtttgaatgggtaatgtgataaagaaatcaacactgactatgcatggtatttcaacaattaactcagtcaattgtttgttttcacttgttcttttttgttttagatttaaaaatatacctactttgcATAATCATTTAAAGACACATATTGGATTgagatttaaatgtaataattgtgATAAACTATTTTCAAGTAAATCGTCATTAAAACGACATTCATCCACACATTCTGGTCTTTTACCATTCGAATgtagtttttgtaataaacgaTTTAGAATTGCAGAATCTTTAaaggtttgtttgtttaaaaatgtttttttttttaattctaaaaatctttttgaaaatgaagggtattatcgttagtcaaaaataaatgatgaaatttgaaaaaagttaaaatttatgtaaaaatatatttaaatattctgatttctgagtcataaaagcacatttttcttttaaaatattaaaattaaaaatcgtaatttttaaactttatatcacgtgacctaaaacgcgggtaagccttgctgtgatgtcatagcggtatgagtcatagaccattagttagttcagtgtagacagttgggtataatatatatacatagataatcaatatttatatttattataatcagatgtctatgaatatatctgtcaaacttatttgtgttatttcgtatagtgatacccatattacgtcatcaaattcgatgcccgcgtttttgacagtttaaaaaaggtttaaaatttaatttaagtttttggcaagaaagcgtgtgtatttttccgaaataaatttttggtggctttttattagcaaaatcaacattttgaagtactttttcaaaaatagtggaataccctattttcAATCGAATTATGAATGAATATTATGTGGAAacgaaaattatgaatttaaaacgTTCTCCTTCATAAAGTGCTTTCAGAACATAGGGTTCCGAA
The Chrysoperla carnea chromosome 4, inChrCarn1.1, whole genome shotgun sequence genome window above contains:
- the LOC123298930 gene encoding zinc finger protein 2-like, giving the protein MNQFTIDIKSMLQFCTTIQLKCPVINVTKEPNLNFMNIPYYEQQQVQDDKKDFNIYEGVGVGGGGAGEPSSTKHDNNGDDVVEDLNELNNDYNDNNTDNTDSSTDSSDNGDNDFNDQEFEQETEETLYDNKNNKLSKRAEQIQWLQTLSSDKCNITKLLCLICNKTLAHIGSLARHMEIHETNRKYVAECTQCNKGFYDQTNYLKHLERHTGQVQKHKCTHCDKEFYELSKLSTHLKNTHKLSSEYKCKECNKEYILKEQYTTHIQTKHYNIKRYKCTKCPKQYHLQHRLQKHIKNTHEKIYLCQICDKQYKSHTSLKNHTDRYHPKSIDKQSNLLKKSCHICGKIVLHMKRHMLVHNAARTFQCTKCTKSFLFNSDLVAHIKRVHDAANNQDGASNATLLPYLCNICGKRRQSQSALQQHIIHAHTTEKTKLCTICNKYYKTDSALHRHIRFSHKNDRRFKCTVCTKVFYTNAMLRIHMRTHTGERPYQCVICSKSFVQSCTLKTHMKVHKGADDQQYHTSNTA
- the LOC123298931 gene encoding zinc finger protein OZF-like; the encoded protein is MDNPLSLYCRLCAEIKSNTDLINTVNDDLDLKCKIYDLLAIETSNDIDLPKSICSECFNKIVLCSEFKEQSQKAQTKLREIVILNNKVKIELSAIEENIEQEDNNYNDSRDDPLSADENPNSIGDDPKEDITIVKNEIKIEDAEINNKQCKSSKDNRSDEVKKLQQRWSHDVYKYYGDWQCNDCDEIIKSSKHFREHCAAAHNKLPVYVCKICSRVYQDEKFSAFYKHIFKHFKYQHRPEDMRNKQGRKHSSKVKKEHKCTECGKLFEKPIYLQRHSKVHEPKDLFTCTTCNKQYQTIGALKYHEAKHTEERVLVYCEQCGKSLTTKSSLVCHMKTVHTEERPYRCEQCPKRFKNIPTLHNHLKTHIGLRFKCNNCDKLFSSKSSLKRHSSTHSGLLPFECSFCNKRFRIAESLKIHVRQHTGERPFSCEKCNHHFSNLANYIKHMRGKHGVLSVAKDPVYCNPKYVKTITESQQPITEK